GGTTGTCCCGGGGGAATTAGTGAGGCTGAATAAGCAGAACGGGGAACTATCCAGGGAAAAAGGGCAGACGGCCCAATACACTTCATGGATTGAAGGACGTGTAGAATATGATAAAATCACATTGAGTGAACTGGCTGTCCGCTTGTCAAGGAAATATGATGTTTCCATTACGCTGGATGACAGTCTGAATAAGGATGTCGCTTTCCGTGTCTCCCTGAGGAATGAAGAGACGATAGGCGATATCCTGCAAGCCCTCTCCAGGATCATACCGATACGGTATGAACGCTCAGGAAGGGATATTTACATTCGAAAACAATAGCGCAATTGTTAATATTGTTAAATCTAATCGTAAATTGAATTTGTATGACTTACAAGAAACATGTTGGAAGGTCATTGATCATGGCGTTATTACTGTCCGGCTCATTGACCATGGATGCACAAAAAGTAACTTATCAATTTAAGGAGACTTCTTTAAAGACAGCTTTAAAGGAAGTGGAAAAACAACTGCAGTATTCTATTATTTATAAGAAAGATGTGGTTAATGAAGATAAGTTGATCACGAAGAATTTTGAGGATGCTTCTGTCGAGGAAGTGTTGGCTTCTATTCTAGGGGAAGATCTGACCTGGTCTATTCAGGGGAAAATGATCGTTATCTCTAAAAAAGAAACCGGTCAGAATACGAAGGTACAACAGCAGAAACAGAAAAGGATATCAGGCGTTATCAAAGATGCGGCAGGTGAACCGATCATCGGTGCCAATGTGGTCGAAAAGGGGACGACAAACGGAACTGTAACCGATATGGATGGAAAATTCACTCTGGACGTACAGGATAAAGGCGTTTTGCAGGTGTCTTATATCGGTTATCTGACACAAGAACTTTCCGTGAGCGGCAAGAGCTCTTTTAATGTGATCATGGTCGATGATTCACAAAACCTGAGTGAGGTCGTAGTCGTAGGTTACGGAACACAAAAAAAAGTCAACCTGACGGGGGCTGTCAGCACTGTAAAGTCGGAAATGCTGGAAAACCGCACGACTTCCAACCCTGTTAATATGCTGACGGGACAAATTGCCGGTGTTACGATCGTACAAAATACAGGGCAACCGGGTGCCGATGCCGGAAATCTGCGTGTCAGAGGTATCGGAACGCTGGGAAATGCCGAAGCGATGGTAGTCATAGACGGTGTCGAGTCTTCTATGGCGAATGTCGATCCGAATGACATCGAGAGTATCTCTGTGCTGAAGGATGCTGCTGCATCTTCTATTTATGGGGTACGTGCAGCCAACGGTGTTATTTTGATTACAACCAAAAGAGGGGCTGTCGGTAAACCTGTTGTCTCCTATAATGGCTATATCGGCTGGCAGGCTGCATGCCGTCTTCCGAACTACCTGGATTCTTACAATTATGCCACATTGCTCAACGAAGCATACCGAAACGATGGTTCGAATGCTCCGTTCCAGGATACGGACCTGGAAAAGATACGCCTGGGAAACGATCCGGATCATTTCGCCAACAGCAACCAGGTGAATGCCTTATTGAGTGAGAGCGGTTTGTTCCATAACCATCATCTGAGTGTGATCGGAGGGAATGAAGGCATCCGCTATTCTTTGACTGCCGGTTTCCATAAGAAGGACGGTTTGATCCCGAATGTCTCTTATAACCGTTTTAATATCCGTTCCAATGTAGATGCCAAGATCAACAACCGGCTGGATGTGGCTCTGAATATATCGGCTTCACGCGATGACCGCATGGCACCGGCTACATCGACTGTGAATGATCCGGATACAGACATGTATTATATCATGTATCATGCATTCCGTGAAACTCCTGTTACTCCTATTCAGTTCAGTAATGGAAATTACGGTTTGTTCCTGAATGAACATAACTCGGTGGCGGAAGCTCGTAACAGTGGAGTTTCTCATGTTTACAACAATAACTTCCAGGGAAATGCCTCTTTTGTCTATAAGATTATGGACGGTTTGAATTTGCGAGGTAATGCCGCTGCCACTTATTACTTGAAGGATACGCATGTTTTTCAGAAAAAGATGAATTTCTATACGGCTGATTCTGAAGATCCGATTAAGTCGAGCCGTAGCCAGGTGAAGAATATAGACAAGAAGTCGTTGGAACTGAATTTGCAGGCTTATCTGGATTATGATAAGACTTTTGGCAAACATGGGGTAAAGGCTTTGCTGGGATATTCACAGATACATAACGAATATAGATTATTGAGTGCTCTGCGTAAAGACCTGCCGACAAATAATATGATCGGTGAGATCAATGCCGGTGATGTGACGACGCAGGAGACTGAAGGTACCAGTGTCGCTTATGCTCTGCGCTCGGTTTTCGGCCGTGTGAATTATGATTTTGACAGCCGCTATTTGTTTGAAGCGAACGTACGTTACGACGGTTCTTCCCGCTTTCCTAAAAATAATCGTTTTGGTGTATTCCCATCCTTCTCTGTAGGCTGGCGTCTGTCGGAAGAGAGTTTCTTCAATGCCGACTGGGTAGATAATCTGAAAGTCAGAGCTTCGTGGGGGCAGTTGGGTAACCAGGAGATAGATGATTATTCATTCTATAACACATATGCTTTCGGCTATGACTATAGTTTCGGAAACGCTCTTTACTCCGGTATTTCTATCAATGATGTAATGGCTAACACGGCTATCACCTGGGAAAAGACCAATCAGACGGATATTGGTATCGATGCCGATTTCTGGGGTGGAAAACTTTCTTTTACCGGTGACTTCTTTATTAAGAATACGAATGCTATTTTGCTGAAATTACCGATTCCTGATATAGTCGGTGTGGATGCTCCGATGCAAAATGCCGGTAAGGTTCGTAATACGGGTGTCGAACTGGCATTTACCCATCGCAACCAGGTGAACGATTTTAAATATTCTACCTCTTTTAATTTCAGCTATATCCATAACGAGATTACGGACCTTAGCGGGGGAGATACACCCGGACGTTCCGTAGGAGACCCTGTAGATAATATTTATGGTTATGTTTGTGATGGTATTTTTAAGTCACAGGAAGAGATCGACAACTCGCCGAAGCAGATTTGGGGAGCACAACCGGGAGATTTGAAATATCGGGATCTGGACGGCAACAAGACGGTTGACCAGAATGACCGTCAGTCTTTGGGCTCTACATTCCCGAAGATCAATTTCGGTCTGCGTTTGAATTTCGAGTATAAGAACTTTGACCTGACAGCTTTATTGCAGGGAGCAGGTATGGTAAAAGGCATTGTAAAAGATGAAATCGGCAAGGCTTTCTATAACGGAGGAAAAGTGACAGACAGTTGGCTGGATCGCTGGACTCCGGAAAATCCGGATGCCACTTATCCTCGTCTGACGATCAGCAGTTCCAGCAGAAATTATATGACATCTTCTTTCTGGGCACAGAATGCTTCTTATCTGAAGCTGAGGAATCTGCAAATCGGTTATACCTTGCCGCAGAATATTCTGACCAATACGGGACTATCTAAACTAAGACTGTATTGCAGCATTGATAACTTATTTACAATCACAGGTTTCGACGGTCTGGATCCGGAAATGATCACGACTAAGACCTATTATCCTCTGACCAGAAACTACTCCTTTGGCGTTAATGTATCATTTTAATAGAAAGTAAGCTTATTATGAAAATCAAACATATATTATTGGCCTCTGTTTTGTTGACAGGCATGCTGACCGGATGTAATAATAATTTCCTGGAAGAAATTCCCCGGGATGAATTATCTGACGCTTCATTCTGGAAGAGTCAGGATGATGTGGAAAAATTCACGACTTCTTTATACAGATATACCCTGGAACCGGGGAATTTCGTGATCATGCTGGACGGCTATACGGATAATGCCGTTCCGGTTCATGTGTATAATGCCCAGGGAGAGATTTCCGCCGGTACGGCAACTTCTTCCAACTCTCATTTTCAACAGGTCTGGCAAACGACTTATCAGGGTATCCGCCGCTGTAATGTGTGCCTGCAGAATATAGACCAGGTTGAAATGGATGAAGCAGACAAGAATGTTTATAAAGGGGAAGTTTATTTCATGCGCGGATATTTCTATGCGACATTGCTCCGTTTGTATGGCGGGGTTCCATTGCTCGAAAAACCGTTGGAACTGAATGAGGCAATTCCGGCCCGTAACACAGAGGAGGAGGTCTATAATTTTGTGATTGCAGATCTGGATAAAGCGGCCTCTTTGCTTCCGGAAAAACAGGCTGAGGTAGGTCGTGCGACGAAAGGGGCGGCTCTGGCTGAAAAGGCGGTCATCAGTAATTTCATGAATAAATATGAGGATGCCGCCAGGTATGCTAAGGCGGTGATGGATATGAATGTCTATTCTCTGTATCCCAACTATGGCGATCTGTTTTCTCCGGATCATGAAAATAACCAGGAGGTGATCTTTGACCACCAGTATATGGAAAATGCCAAAGATTTTGACCTGGGCAGCTGGATCGACCAGTATTTCGCACCCCAGATGATGGGTGGATGGGAAGCGATGTCTCCCGCCAAAGATCTGATCGACTTGTATGAATGTAGGGATGGTAAATCGATCGGGGAGTCGGCGCTTTACGATGAGAATAATCCGTTTGCCAACCGCGATCCCCGCCTGGATTATACGATCCTGTACGACGGCAGCGAGATTGCCGGTAAAACATATAGTTCCGGTGCTGCTTTAGGTAACTCGACCCGTACGGGGTATTCTATCCGGAAATATGTGAATCCGAAAAATGATGGAATGAACTATCCGGGATGGACGAATTTTATCTATATTCGTTATGCTGAAATCCTGTTGATTTATGCCGAAGCTCAGAATGAAGTTTCGGGACCGGATGCCAGTGTATACGAGGCGGTGAACGATGTGCGTGCCCGCGTGGATCTTCCTCCTTTATCGGACAACCTGACTAAGGAACAAATGCGTGAAGCAATCCGTAAAGAGAAACGTGTGGAATTTGCCTTCGAAGGGGTTTATCTCTATGATACACGTCACTGGAAGACGACGGAAGCGGCTGTGACGAAGCCTGTCTACGGTAAGAAAGTAGATGGTGAATATGTATGGGTGGAAACACGTAAATTTGACCCTGAACGGGATTATCTGTGGGCTATTCCGTTGAATGAAATCGACCTGTCCAAAGGTTCTCTGGTTCAGAATCCGGGATGGTAAAATAAAGAATTGAAAGCATATGAATTATCGGTTTATCATTATACTGTTGTTTATTGTGTCTCCGGCCCGAATGCTTCGGGCTCAGGAGATTGTTCCGGCCGATTGTCCCAATCAGACGCAATTGGAGATGCAGAAGCGGGGGTATGGGATGTTCATTCATTTTGGAGTCAATACGTTTGATGAAAAAGAATGGTCGGATGGGACGATCCCTGTGGATAAGTACCGACCGGATTCATTGGACTGTGACCAATGGGTACGTGTGGCACGGGATGCAGGCTTTCGGTATGTCCTTTTGGTTACCAAGCATCATGATGGTTTCTGTCTGTGGGATAGCCGTTATACAACGTATGATGTTGCTTCTTCACCGGTAAAAACAGATGTGGTGAAGGCAGTCTCTGATGCCTGTAAGAAATATGGCTTGCAATTTGCCATTTATTATTCTCTTTGGGATCGTCATGAACCGGTTTATCAGAATGCTGATTTTGGAGAGTATATCGATTATATGTCGAATCAGTTGACGGAACTGCTGACTAACTACGGTCCGGTTTGTGAAGTCTGGTTTGACGGCGGATGGGATAAGAAGCCGGAAGAGTGGCGATTGCCTGAAATCTATTCACTGGTCAAAAGGCTTCAACCCCATTGTGCTGTCGGGGTGAATCACACGATTGTCCTGAAGGAAGGGGAACGGGAGTTTGCGTTGCCCGACTCTATGATCGTCGATAACAAATACACCTTTCAATATTTCCCCGGCGACTTCCGGCTTTGGGATCCGAAGATTGCTCATAAACAGGATAAAAAGCAGTATTTACATGATGGTCGGTCTTATTATCTGCCTTTTGAGCATACGCTTTGTATCAGTAAGGCATGGAACTGGTTCCAGAAAAAAGCACTTTCTCCCGTTCGTGACCTGGATGAACTGGAAGAGTTGTTTTACTGGTGTACGGATAATGATAATACATTGGTGGTAAATGTTCCGCCGGACCAGACCGGTCGTATCAGGGAGCATGAGGCTAACGCGGTGATTGCTTTGGGTAAACGGTTGGGTATTAAAAAAGGGGAACCACTTCCCCGGAACGGCTCTTTTCTGTCTTTACAATCGCCGGCTTTTGCCAGTTCCGTCTATGAGAATAACGAGTTGTTGTATGGGGCGGCATTGGCTACTGACGGAGGTATGCAGACTCGTTGGGCTGCTGCAGATACGACTGCTCTATTGACTATTCCACTGGACAAGGACAAGCCTTTCAATAAGATTGTCATTTTTGAATATTGTGATACTCAGAATGGTGAAGACGGATTTTCCAATTATCGGACTAACCGGATACAATCATACCGGATCGAGATTGAAAAGAATGGGCAGTGGGAGGCTGTATATGTCTCCGACGAACCGATGGGCGATTGTAAAGTCATCCGTTTCCCTTATCCTTACCAGACTTCACAGATACGTCTGAATGTAACCAAGGCGTCGGCTCCTCCTTCCGTATATGAATTTAATGTGATATACAAAGAATAAAACAGGAAGTTCCCTGGGTATAGATAAACAAGTACCCCCCTAAAGTTAAAACCAAAGGGGGGCACTTCTGTTTATCCGTTTATTCGTTATAACCTATTTTGAAGTATTGAAGCATTGTTTTAAATTTATCCTGTGCGGTCAGGCAGGTATCGACAAGATATTCATGTGCTTTATCCCATTCCTGCAGACCACGGTAATAGAACCATTTTAAATCTTCGTCTATGATGAAAGGTACAATGTTATTACTCAGGCATTCTTTAAACATGATCAGGCGTCCTACGCGGCCGTTTCCATCCCTTCCGGAATATTCCAGGTTTTTCCGGTTAGGAAAGCACCGGTTATTTTTCCTGTGGCACAATAATTGCGTACAGTCCTTTCAGGAAGATTCTGTTTTTTCGCAAATTCGCTGACCGAGTAATATTTCATAAGCGTAAATTGCCGTTATCGGCAAGAAGTGTGTGTATTTTATATGCAAATATATCACTTTCTTGCCGATAACGGCAAAATTACCTCAAAAAATCGTGTGTCAGATAACTTCATTCAAGTCCAGATAACCGAATTGTATATCGTCATCCATGCACATAATGATTCGGTTGTTGTCTTCGTCATAACAGAAGCGGACTATTCTGTAACCTGTTTCCAATGTTTTTAGATAATCTCCGTTCAGGTTGAATACAAGAAATTTGGTCGGGTAGTAGGCTTCTGTGCGATGGTCTCCTCCGGAATAGGAAGCAATGATTTTGTCACCGCAAACGTTTACATTCCAGTAATGGCTGATATCTGAACTGTCGGCTGTCCAATCGGGACCGTAAATGTTGCATATCAGATCTCCGTCGAGATTACAGATTGTCATCAGGTCATGCCGGCTATAACATTGCAAATACATATTATGCTCTGTAGATACGGTAGAGGTAAATCGAACTTTCTTTATATCGGGATGTTCATATTTCATTAGTTCTATTTCTCCTGTGGCCATGTTCCATTTGGCTATATAAGGTTTAAAATTGTTTGTACCTATAGGTTTTATTACCCGGCCTATGCATAGAGTATCACTGATATATTGATATGTATCGGGAAACAAACTTGCTTTCATTTCCATTTTAACATCCGGCATATAATTCGGATTGGCTAGAATACTATCCGGATTATAACTGAATATCTTTTGTTTACCATGGTCCGTTACGTAAATTCTGCTGTGTGCCTTGTCATATTCCACATGGCCTACAATTGTTATTTCACCGGGTCCCTGGCCTTTATAAGCGGTACTGGCAAGGTAGTGGAAATCATTTTTGTCAAATAGGTGTATTTGCTGGTTTGGTGATTCATAGTCGGTTATGATCAGGTATTTGTCTGCGATATAGGGCAGGGAGGTTCGACCTATCAGAACATCTTCGATCTCAATCTCCCTGACCTTATCCCGGACATTAACGATGTTATTTCGGCTTTTCTGGTATTTTTCGGTATCAGTTTTTTGGGTGCAACCACAGAATAGTGTGATCAGCAACAGGTAACTTAGTATATTTTTCATACAAATATTGATTTATAGTCTTTGATGTCGTAAATATAGAGATAATTACGAATGAATCGTAGATTTGAGGCTATAAATCTTCCTTTTTAAGAGGAAATACTTGTTTCCAAAGGTATTATTTCTATTTTTGTAATTAAACACCGTAATAATTTATGGAACAGCAAAAAA
This is a stretch of genomic DNA from Parabacteroides chongii. It encodes these proteins:
- a CDS encoding SusC/RagA family TonB-linked outer membrane protein, which codes for MIVISKKETGQNTKVQQQKQKRISGVIKDAAGEPIIGANVVEKGTTNGTVTDMDGKFTLDVQDKGVLQVSYIGYLTQELSVSGKSSFNVIMVDDSQNLSEVVVVGYGTQKKVNLTGAVSTVKSEMLENRTTSNPVNMLTGQIAGVTIVQNTGQPGADAGNLRVRGIGTLGNAEAMVVIDGVESSMANVDPNDIESISVLKDAAASSIYGVRAANGVILITTKRGAVGKPVVSYNGYIGWQAACRLPNYLDSYNYATLLNEAYRNDGSNAPFQDTDLEKIRLGNDPDHFANSNQVNALLSESGLFHNHHLSVIGGNEGIRYSLTAGFHKKDGLIPNVSYNRFNIRSNVDAKINNRLDVALNISASRDDRMAPATSTVNDPDTDMYYIMYHAFRETPVTPIQFSNGNYGLFLNEHNSVAEARNSGVSHVYNNNFQGNASFVYKIMDGLNLRGNAAATYYLKDTHVFQKKMNFYTADSEDPIKSSRSQVKNIDKKSLELNLQAYLDYDKTFGKHGVKALLGYSQIHNEYRLLSALRKDLPTNNMIGEINAGDVTTQETEGTSVAYALRSVFGRVNYDFDSRYLFEANVRYDGSSRFPKNNRFGVFPSFSVGWRLSEESFFNADWVDNLKVRASWGQLGNQEIDDYSFYNTYAFGYDYSFGNALYSGISINDVMANTAITWEKTNQTDIGIDADFWGGKLSFTGDFFIKNTNAILLKLPIPDIVGVDAPMQNAGKVRNTGVELAFTHRNQVNDFKYSTSFNFSYIHNEITDLSGGDTPGRSVGDPVDNIYGYVCDGIFKSQEEIDNSPKQIWGAQPGDLKYRDLDGNKTVDQNDRQSLGSTFPKINFGLRLNFEYKNFDLTALLQGAGMVKGIVKDEIGKAFYNGGKVTDSWLDRWTPENPDATYPRLTISSSSRNYMTSSFWAQNASYLKLRNLQIGYTLPQNILTNTGLSKLRLYCSIDNLFTITGFDGLDPEMITTKTYYPLTRNYSFGVNVSF
- a CDS encoding RagB/SusD family nutrient uptake outer membrane protein; the encoded protein is MKIKHILLASVLLTGMLTGCNNNFLEEIPRDELSDASFWKSQDDVEKFTTSLYRYTLEPGNFVIMLDGYTDNAVPVHVYNAQGEISAGTATSSNSHFQQVWQTTYQGIRRCNVCLQNIDQVEMDEADKNVYKGEVYFMRGYFYATLLRLYGGVPLLEKPLELNEAIPARNTEEEVYNFVIADLDKAASLLPEKQAEVGRATKGAALAEKAVISNFMNKYEDAARYAKAVMDMNVYSLYPNYGDLFSPDHENNQEVIFDHQYMENAKDFDLGSWIDQYFAPQMMGGWEAMSPAKDLIDLYECRDGKSIGESALYDENNPFANRDPRLDYTILYDGSEIAGKTYSSGAALGNSTRTGYSIRKYVNPKNDGMNYPGWTNFIYIRYAEILLIYAEAQNEVSGPDASVYEAVNDVRARVDLPPLSDNLTKEQMREAIRKEKRVEFAFEGVYLYDTRHWKTTEAAVTKPVYGKKVDGEYVWVETRKFDPERDYLWAIPLNEIDLSKGSLVQNPGW
- a CDS encoding alpha-L-fucosidase; the protein is MNYRFIIILLFIVSPARMLRAQEIVPADCPNQTQLEMQKRGYGMFIHFGVNTFDEKEWSDGTIPVDKYRPDSLDCDQWVRVARDAGFRYVLLVTKHHDGFCLWDSRYTTYDVASSPVKTDVVKAVSDACKKYGLQFAIYYSLWDRHEPVYQNADFGEYIDYMSNQLTELLTNYGPVCEVWFDGGWDKKPEEWRLPEIYSLVKRLQPHCAVGVNHTIVLKEGEREFALPDSMIVDNKYTFQYFPGDFRLWDPKIAHKQDKKQYLHDGRSYYLPFEHTLCISKAWNWFQKKALSPVRDLDELEELFYWCTDNDNTLVVNVPPDQTGRIREHEANAVIALGKRLGIKKGEPLPRNGSFLSLQSPAFASSVYENNELLYGAALATDGGMQTRWAAADTTALLTIPLDKDKPFNKIVIFEYCDTQNGEDGFSNYRTNRIQSYRIEIEKNGQWEAVYVSDEPMGDCKVIRFPYPYQTSQIRLNVTKASAPPSVYEFNVIYKE
- a CDS encoding 6-bladed beta-propeller, with protein sequence MKNILSYLLLITLFCGCTQKTDTEKYQKSRNNIVNVRDKVREIEIEDVLIGRTSLPYIADKYLIITDYESPNQQIHLFDKNDFHYLASTAYKGQGPGEITIVGHVEYDKAHSRIYVTDHGKQKIFSYNPDSILANPNYMPDVKMEMKASLFPDTYQYISDTLCIGRVIKPIGTNNFKPYIAKWNMATGEIELMKYEHPDIKKVRFTSTVSTEHNMYLQCYSRHDLMTICNLDGDLICNIYGPDWTADSSDISHYWNVNVCGDKIIASYSGGDHRTEAYYPTKFLVFNLNGDYLKTLETGYRIVRFCYDEDNNRIIMCMDDDIQFGYLDLNEVI